GAATGCAATCGGTAATGCTGGATAACAACTCTATCAATGTGATGTATGATTACAAGCGGGGAGAAACCCGTGCTAGTGTTAAAGACCGCTTCCAGCTTGAAAACCGTAAAGCAACCCTGGAAGACCTTGGCTTCAGTGCTAACGAAACTTTTGGCGATTGTATTGATTGTTACCAGTGCGTGAAGGTTTGCCCGATGGGAATTGATATCCGAAATGGCACCCAGCTTGAATGTGTACACTGTACAGCCTGCATAGATGCCTGTGATTCAGTGATGGAGAAAATTGATAAACCACGTGGACTCATTCGCTATTCATCGGAGAATGCCATTCGGGAAGGAAAGCAAAAAGTACTCACTCCACGCGTAGCCGGATATTCGGGTATTTTGCTCATTCTCTTAACCACTTTCGTTACGTTACTAACATTACGCCCCGATACGGAAACTTCTATTTTGCGTGAACCGGGAACCTTATATCAAGAGCTCCCAAATGATATGTACAGCAACATTTACAACCTTAAAGTGCTGAATAAAACATTTGAAGAACTCGATTTCGAATTACGATTGGAAAGTCCTCAAGGTGAAATTATATCTCTTGGAGCAGTAGAATCTGTTCCTTCACAAAACTCTGCCGAAGGCCGGTTTTTAGTAAAAATACCTGAGTCACAACTAACCGGCTTACAGACAGAGTTAACTTTTGGCATCTACTCAAACGGTAAAAAACTAGAAACGGTAACATCCGGATTTTTAGGTCCGGCCAATATCAGTAATAAATAATCCTATGAAAAAATTTAACTGGGGAACCGGTATCGTGTTGGCGGTTACGGTTTTTGTCGTCGCTACCTTAAGTGTGGTAAGCTATATGATTTCTTTAGATTTCTACCTCGTCTCAAACGACCATTACGAGGAAGGAGTTGAATACCAGCAAACCATCGACAAAAAAAAGCGTGCCGAAAACCTGAAAAACCCGGTGGTGGTTTTGTTTGATGAGCCCACAGTTTCCATAAAGTTAATCTTCCCTAAAGAAATTATGTCTGACTCACTTTCTGGTAACGTCACTTTCTATCGTCCTAACAACCCTGAACTGGACAAGAAATACAGATTAAACCTTGACACAGAAGGACTTCAAACCATCCCTGTAAGTGAATTTGAAAAAGGTCGCTGGAAACTAACCGTTGAATGGCAAACCGACTCGCTTTCTTACATCGAGGAGAAAAACATTTTTATTTAAACAATTTATGGAACTGTGGACAGGATTTACCTTAGGCCTATTAGGCAGTTTCCACTGCATTGGTATGTGTGGACCTATTGCCTTAGCCATCCCCGGGGAAAACCGGTCCACTAGTTCCATGTTTTTTCGGGGATTGCTTTACAACTTTGGACGCATTCTCACCTACGCTTTTATAGGATTTGTATTTGGAATATTGGGATTGGGCGCCACTATTGCCGGATATCAGAATGTGCTTTCTATAGTTCTTGGAATACTTGTAATTATCTTTGCTCTTTTTCCTCACATTAAACTACCCGCAAAAGCTAATGCTCTTTACTCTGGCCTTACTTCAAAAATCAC
The genomic region above belongs to Gracilimonas sp. and contains:
- the ccoG gene encoding cytochrome c oxidase accessory protein CcoG; this translates as MASLEEKRRIDKKQFRDHLATVSEEGKRNWIYPKKPDGRHYNARNVVAVLLLAFFFSGPFITINGNPLLLLNILERKFVIFGVAFWPQDLHLLVFGMLSFILFVVLFTTIFGRLWCGWACPQTIFMEMVFRRIEYWIEGDAGDQIRLNNKPWNFEKIWKKTTKHGVFFGIAFLISNMFLAYIIGPDQLFEIITDPPSEHLAGLSSMIIFSGVFYGVFAFMREQVCHFVCPYGRMQSVMLDNNSINVMYDYKRGETRASVKDRFQLENRKATLEDLGFSANETFGDCIDCYQCVKVCPMGIDIRNGTQLECVHCTACIDACDSVMEKIDKPRGLIRYSSENAIREGKQKVLTPRVAGYSGILLILLTTFVTLLTLRPDTETSILREPGTLYQELPNDMYSNIYNLKVLNKTFEELDFELRLESPQGEIISLGAVESVPSQNSAEGRFLVKIPESQLTGLQTELTFGIYSNGKKLETVTSGFLGPANISNK
- a CDS encoding FixH family protein; this translates as MKKFNWGTGIVLAVTVFVVATLSVVSYMISLDFYLVSNDHYEEGVEYQQTIDKKKRAENLKNPVVVLFDEPTVSIKLIFPKEIMSDSLSGNVTFYRPNNPELDKKYRLNLDTEGLQTIPVSEFEKGRWKLTVEWQTDSLSYIEEKNIFI